From one Lysinibacillus sp. G4S2 genomic stretch:
- a CDS encoding DUF927 domain-containing protein, with the protein MITEGALLVGDSFRFKSFLLNKDGVYRYDAKKEEYEYLCAPVFISYKRQDYLNNQVTLGINYWQNDQFNILEIDAATFNKQMIDVLAPVGFLIPYYFKNYVNAYLILQQQDVKFRKEYHQIGFLARQSKDLPLIYGLSEPISHSETNLQWNEALCRYDLKPNGDFNQWLDMVKKHVVSNPALSFMLGVGFSSMLIGYSTTTSEPLNTQLVHLLGESGSGKTTAAMLALSIFGTPRELGDKSLFSTWNATNNALVNKLTGNYGVPVLFDEFSMSTASTVTSLVYVLASGKDKDRMTDQLKIKAGETWGTAFITTGENSIFERTNRNKGLIVRLHEYDNKQWTTNAEQSNEIKAVVNEHYGHAALVVARYLAESNWSSVMPTIQYWKEQLLPMLPESDVKDRVARKYAATIAALALAGEAMDVEFPLDEVIEFIVQNDYILETQRDLAEVVYRSVIDDVRANANQFIFPNVAQSSFHIKGKIQRYQSFYKVYYIKTEFEKLLQSQGITNFSGIIKMLKRKPYFEADTDRPTQRVVIEKDKGRQNTYVFKIPKAELDTWLG; encoded by the coding sequence ATGATTACAGAAGGGGCATTATTAGTGGGAGATTCTTTTAGATTTAAATCCTTTTTACTCAATAAAGACGGTGTCTATCGTTATGATGCTAAAAAAGAAGAGTATGAATACTTATGTGCACCTGTATTTATTTCATACAAACGACAAGACTATCTCAATAACCAAGTTACTTTAGGCATCAATTATTGGCAAAATGATCAATTTAACATTTTGGAAATTGATGCAGCAACATTCAATAAACAGATGATAGATGTGCTTGCTCCAGTTGGCTTTCTAATTCCCTACTACTTTAAAAACTATGTCAATGCGTATCTCATCTTGCAGCAGCAAGATGTGAAATTTAGAAAGGAGTATCACCAAATTGGATTCTTAGCTAGACAATCAAAAGATTTGCCTCTTATTTACGGATTATCTGAGCCGATTAGTCATTCTGAAACGAACTTACAATGGAACGAAGCCTTATGTAGATACGATTTGAAGCCTAATGGTGATTTTAATCAATGGCTAGACATGGTGAAAAAGCATGTTGTTTCAAACCCAGCATTAAGTTTTATGTTGGGTGTGGGTTTTTCTTCCATGCTAATTGGATATAGTACCACTACATCAGAGCCTTTGAATACACAACTTGTACATCTTTTAGGGGAGTCGGGTTCAGGGAAAACAACAGCTGCCATGTTAGCCCTCTCTATCTTTGGAACTCCACGGGAGCTAGGAGATAAATCTCTATTCAGCACTTGGAATGCAACAAATAATGCGTTAGTTAATAAATTAACAGGAAACTATGGTGTACCGGTATTGTTTGATGAATTTTCAATGTCTACTGCTAGTACAGTCACATCATTAGTATATGTCTTGGCTAGTGGTAAAGATAAGGATCGAATGACCGATCAACTGAAAATAAAAGCAGGAGAGACTTGGGGAACTGCTTTTATCACTACAGGGGAGAATAGTATCTTTGAAAGAACAAATCGAAACAAGGGGCTTATCGTTCGTCTACATGAATACGACAACAAACAATGGACAACTAACGCTGAACAATCAAATGAAATTAAAGCTGTTGTAAATGAACATTACGGACATGCTGCACTTGTAGTCGCACGTTATTTAGCGGAATCTAATTGGTCATCCGTCATGCCAACTATCCAATACTGGAAGGAACAGTTGCTCCCAATGTTACCTGAGAGTGATGTTAAGGATCGTGTAGCACGTAAGTATGCAGCAACTATAGCTGCTCTAGCATTAGCAGGTGAAGCAATGGATGTTGAGTTTCCATTAGATGAAGTCATCGAATTTATTGTGCAAAATGATTATATTTTAGAAACACAACGTGATTTAGCAGAAGTTGTATATCGGAGTGTGATAGATGATGTACGAGCAAATGCGAATCAGTTTATTTTTCCTAATGTAGCACAATCCAGTTTTCACATAAAAGGGAAAATTCAACGTTACCAATCATTCTATAAAGTGTATTACATTAAAACAGAATTTGAAAAATTGTTACAAAGCCAAGGGATTACAAACTTCTCAGGTATTATAAAAATGCTAAAACGGAAACCTTATTTCGAAGCAGATACGGATCGACCTACACAGCGAGTAGTCATCGAAAAGGACAAAGGCAGACAGAATACCTATGTCTTCAAAATACCAAAAGCAGAGCTAGACACATGGTTAGGTTAA
- a CDS encoding tyrosine-type recombinase/integrase, protein MRSKTENTVTDNIPMFSISKEMFLETLKNKQLSGETIRGYSVDLNQFQKFLIKDNNAPVFMESITTEAIEAYVKMLRKRKLTPTSINRKINSISYFCKFAIKKCWLSFNPADDVDRIRATRKERTFLKLEEIQAIVAKIPQVTIKYVVILMSNTGLRINEAINLRLQDVDFENKILHVIQGKGGKNRDVPLNDELIKHLTFYKDRHRSRTKSLNFFVTKSGGISQQYVNQELKKAAKAAGIEKDVTSHVLRHSFASQLVQTDTHVAIISKLLGHADVRTTSIYMHADQEDLQQAVNTIKFLN, encoded by the coding sequence ATGAGAAGTAAAACAGAAAATACGGTAACGGATAACATTCCGATGTTTAGTATATCTAAAGAAATGTTCCTTGAGACTTTAAAGAATAAGCAGCTAAGCGGTGAAACAATTCGTGGCTATTCGGTTGACCTTAATCAATTTCAGAAATTCTTAATTAAGGATAATAATGCACCTGTATTTATGGAAAGCATTACAACGGAAGCTATTGAAGCCTATGTAAAGATGTTAAGAAAGAGAAAGCTGACACCTACATCCATTAATCGAAAAATTAATTCTATCTCATATTTTTGTAAGTTTGCTATAAAGAAATGTTGGTTGTCATTTAATCCAGCAGACGATGTGGATCGTATACGTGCTACAAGAAAAGAACGTACTTTTTTAAAACTAGAGGAGATACAAGCGATAGTAGCCAAAATTCCACAAGTAACTATAAAATATGTTGTTATTCTTATGAGTAATACAGGTTTACGTATTAATGAGGCGATAAATTTACGATTACAGGATGTAGATTTTGAGAACAAGATTCTTCATGTGATTCAAGGAAAGGGAGGTAAAAATCGGGATGTGCCACTAAATGACGAACTCATTAAACATCTTACATTTTATAAGGATAGACATCGCTCACGAACAAAATCTTTAAATTTCTTTGTAACGAAATCTGGTGGTATTAGTCAGCAATACGTCAATCAGGAGCTGAAAAAAGCAGCAAAAGCAGCTGGAATTGAAAAAGACGTAACAAGTCACGTTCTTCGCCATTCTTTTGCCTCACAATTAGTACAAACAGATACTCATGTAGCTATCATTTCAAAACTTTTAGGTCATGCAGATGTGCGTACGACATCCATTTACATGCACGCTGACCAAGAGGATTTGCAGCAAGCTGTTAATACAATTAAATTTCTAAACTAA